A single Acidaminococcus sp. DNA region contains:
- the nrdD gene encoding anaerobic ribonucleoside-triphosphate reductase gives MEVAPLGKQVIKRNGTTVAFDRNKIVVAIQKANKAVDETERLPQEDVEAIASYVEGKKRKRLLVEDIQDMVEKQIMKRGRYELAKAYIIYRYNRALVRKANTTDESILSLISNKNKDVMEENSNKNAVMISTQRDLIAGEVSRDLTRRVMLPEKISKAHDEGILHFHDSDYFIQPMINCCLINIGDMLDNGTVMHGKLIETPKSFQVACTVMTQIIASVASAQYGGQSVDVSHLGKYLRRSREKFKKRLLEASHGKMGEEEMKAVLDARMKEELSSGVQTIQYQINTLMTTNGQSPFVTLFLHLDPNDEYIEENAQIIEEILKQRLEGIKNEAGVYVTPAFPKLVYVLDENNCLNGGKYDYLTKLAVRCSIKRMYPDYISAKKMRENYEGNVFSPMGCRSFLIPWKDKDGHYKFEGRFNQGVVSINLPQIGIIAKGDEDKFWKLLDERLELCREALMVRHNHLKGIKSDVSPIHWQYGAIARLKKGETIDKLLEGGYSTLSLGYIGLYECTVAMKGVSHTTPEGEEFALRVMKHLNEACKKWRKETGLGFSLYGTPAESLCYRFARIDKARFGTIKDITDKGYYTNSYHVDVREKIDAFSKFTFENQFQPISTGGCISYVEIPNMKKNPTAIEDLVHFIYDNIQYAEFNTKSDYCQVCGFDGEIKINDNLEWECPQCHNKDQRKMNVVRRTCGYLGENFWNVGKTKEIKARVLHL, from the coding sequence ATGGAAGTGGCGCCGTTGGGGAAGCAAGTCATCAAACGTAATGGGACTACTGTAGCTTTTGACCGCAATAAGATTGTCGTCGCCATTCAGAAGGCAAACAAAGCTGTGGATGAGACAGAACGCCTGCCTCAGGAGGATGTGGAAGCAATTGCTTCTTACGTGGAAGGAAAGAAACGTAAACGTTTGCTTGTAGAAGATATTCAGGACATGGTGGAAAAGCAGATTATGAAGCGCGGCCGTTATGAACTGGCCAAAGCATATATCATTTACCGCTACAACCGCGCCCTTGTACGTAAAGCCAACACGACGGATGAATCCATTCTTTCCCTTATCAGTAATAAAAATAAGGACGTCATGGAAGAAAACTCCAATAAGAATGCCGTCATGATTTCTACACAGCGTGACCTTATTGCCGGTGAGGTATCCCGTGATTTGACGCGCCGTGTGATGCTGCCGGAGAAAATTTCCAAGGCCCATGATGAAGGCATTTTGCATTTCCATGATTCCGATTATTTTATTCAGCCCATGATCAACTGCTGCCTGATTAATATCGGTGATATGCTGGATAACGGTACTGTGATGCATGGCAAACTGATTGAAACCCCAAAGAGCTTTCAGGTAGCCTGCACGGTGATGACACAGATTATTGCTTCCGTGGCTTCTGCTCAATATGGCGGTCAGTCTGTCGATGTGTCTCATCTGGGCAAATACCTGCGCCGCAGCCGTGAAAAATTTAAGAAACGCCTGCTCGAAGCCTCCCACGGCAAGATGGGAGAAGAGGAAATGAAAGCAGTGCTGGATGCCCGCATGAAAGAAGAACTCTCAAGCGGTGTCCAGACCATTCAGTACCAGATTAATACCCTTATGACGACCAATGGCCAGTCTCCGTTTGTTACTCTCTTCCTCCATTTGGATCCGAATGATGAATACATTGAAGAAAATGCCCAAATCATCGAGGAAATTCTGAAGCAGCGTCTGGAAGGAATTAAAAATGAAGCCGGTGTGTATGTCACGCCTGCTTTCCCGAAACTGGTTTATGTACTGGACGAAAATAACTGCCTGAACGGCGGTAAATATGATTATCTGACGAAGCTGGCCGTGCGCTGCTCCATCAAGAGAATGTATCCGGATTATATCTCCGCTAAGAAGATGCGCGAAAACTACGAAGGAAACGTGTTTTCTCCGATGGGCTGCCGTTCTTTCCTGATCCCTTGGAAAGATAAAGACGGCCACTACAAATTCGAAGGCCGTTTCAATCAGGGCGTCGTTTCCATCAATTTGCCGCAAATCGGTATTATTGCCAAAGGTGATGAAGATAAGTTCTGGAAGCTGCTCGATGAACGCCTGGAACTCTGCCGCGAGGCATTGATGGTACGCCATAACCACCTGAAAGGCATTAAGAGCGATGTATCTCCGATTCATTGGCAGTATGGTGCCATTGCCCGCCTGAAGAAGGGTGAGACCATCGATAAGCTCCTGGAAGGCGGTTATTCTACGCTGTCTCTGGGATATATCGGTCTCTATGAGTGCACGGTAGCCATGAAGGGAGTCAGCCATACGACTCCGGAAGGCGAAGAATTTGCTCTGCGCGTGATGAAGCATCTGAATGAAGCCTGCAAGAAATGGCGTAAGGAAACCGGTCTGGGTTTCTCTCTTTACGGAACACCGGCTGAATCACTTTGCTATCGCTTTGCACGCATCGATAAAGCTCGTTTTGGTACAATCAAAGATATTACCGATAAAGGGTACTATACGAATTCTTACCATGTGGATGTCCGCGAAAAAATCGATGCATTCAGCAAGTTTACTTTTGAAAATCAGTTCCAGCCGATTTCGACGGGTGGCTGCATTTCCTATGTGGAAATTCCGAACATGAAGAAAAACCCGACTGCCATCGAAGACCTGGTTCATTTTATCTATGATAATATCCAGTATGCTGAATTCAATACTAAGTCCGATTATTGCCAGGTCTGCGGCTTTGACGGAGAAATCAAGATTAATGATAATCTTGAATGGGAATGCCCGCAGTGCCACAATAAGGACCAGCGTAAGATGAACGTAGTACGCCGGACCTGCGGCTATCTTGGAGAAAATTTCTGGAATGTGGGGAAAACCAAGGAAATTAAAGCCCGGGTATTACACTTATAA
- the nrdG gene encoding anaerobic ribonucleoside-triphosphate reductase activating protein, with the protein MLALNYAAIKKTDVANGPGVRVSLYVSGCRHHCKGCFNQETWDFAYGHPFGQEQVQEILEALAPSYIRGFSLLGGEPFEPENQLVLVGLLRHIRERYPKKTIWCYSGYLLDSQILSGKLGDPEVTREMLGYIDILVDGEFVEAEKDINLRFKGSRNQRIINVPESLKEGTVVLWGGQEYA; encoded by the coding sequence GTGTTGGCGTTGAATTACGCAGCCATTAAAAAAACAGACGTAGCAAACGGACCCGGAGTGCGGGTGTCCCTCTATGTGAGCGGGTGCCGGCATCACTGTAAGGGCTGCTTCAATCAGGAAACATGGGATTTTGCCTATGGTCATCCTTTCGGGCAAGAGCAGGTTCAGGAAATCCTGGAAGCACTGGCGCCGAGTTATATCAGAGGATTTTCCCTGCTTGGCGGGGAACCGTTCGAACCGGAAAATCAACTTGTCCTTGTTGGATTGCTCCGGCACATACGGGAACGTTACCCGAAGAAAACCATCTGGTGTTACAGCGGGTATTTACTCGATTCCCAAATCCTTTCCGGAAAACTCGGTGATCCCGAAGTTACACGGGAAATGCTGGGATATATCGATATTCTTGTGGATGGTGAATTTGTCGAGGCCGAAAAGGATATCAACCTGCGGTTTAAGGGGAGCCGAAACCAGCGGATCATTAATGTACCGGAATCTTTAAAAGAGGGCACGGTGGTTCTCTGGGGCGGCCAGGAGTATGCGTAA